GCGTAGAGCTTTGAAACCGAAAACGTTACCAACGATCGAGGTGAGGATGTTGGTGACGGAACCTTCTTCAAATAGATCTAAAGGATAGGCAACGAAACAGAAGAATTGGTTATCTTCGTTGGGTACGGGTTCGATATCATAACAACGGCCTTTATAGCGATCGAGGTCGGTTAAGTTATCTGTCCAAACGGTGGTCCAGGTACCTGTGGAAGATTCCGCCGCTACCGCCGCACCTGCTTCTTCAGGAGGAACTCCGGGTTGGGGTGTTACCCGGAAGCAAGCTAGTAGATCGGTATCTTTGGGGGTGTAGTCGGGGGTGTAGTAGGTCAGGCGGTAGTCTTTTACGCCGGCCTGGAAACCTTTGGATTTGGCTTGCACCATTGGGATTATTCCTCCATAAACTGCATGATTAGTCGCACCTGTAAAATCTCGCCGTCAACCGACATAGATTTTTCTTAAGCTCCTTTCCCCTGCTGCTAGGAGCGAAGTTAGGGAGCAATTTTCACTAATGTTTTTTTCAACTGATCATCTTAACACGAACTTTATCCTATTCTGATCATTTTTTTCTCTATCTCTAAAATTTTGATTGTTTTTTTTTCTCGGGGCGATTAGTTTCTTTAATCTGTCGTCATCTAACTTTGACAATCTCTACAAAAACACAAAAAAATCAACAAAAATTTACCTGATTGACACGCAGAAACTTCTGCTCATCAGGCTTTGAGCGATTAAAACTACTCTTTAATTGAGGAAGATTATCAATAATTACAACCTCAAAAAATTGTCGGCAATCGCTAAATATTAACTGGATTTCTAAGCAATTATACCCAGTACCTAGAGGACAGTTAGACAGCCGTGAACTCTAGATAAATTAGGTCTAATTACTCAGTAATTATTGTTGAGATTTTTGGCTTGTGAACGATTATTTTCCCCTTCAAGAATTATGGTTATTGTTGCCATTAAAACGATGACGTTCTGGAAATAGCGTGACCAATAACTGATTGATATAGACCTTTCCGACCACAGATGCTTGATTCGGTCGGTTAGTAGTAGATGCTTGTTCTCTGGTTTCCGGAGGACTGGCCTCGGCGGCCATTTCCTCGCTATCCCAAGGACTGGCCACGGTTTCGGCGACCACTTCCTCCGCGGACGGGACTGGGGACACTTGACTGACTACGGGTTCCGGTTGTGGTAGAGGAGGCCTTTCCGGTTCCGATGGGGTTGCTGACACCTCGATGGTAATTTGACGGGAAGTATCTCCGATCAGGGAACCAGACGGCACGAGCGACATCGCTGCCACAGAAGCATTAAAAATCGTTGTGGTTGAGCCAATACAGGCATTCTCACCGATTTCACCCTGACCGACTATTAGAACACCTGTACCTAAAATTGCCCCTGCACCGATAGCAATAACACCCTGATAGGCGGTTAAAATTGTTCCCATACCCAGGCAAGCACCCGCACCGATAATTATTTGGCTATTGGGGGCTGCTCGGAGAATCACCCCCGGAGCCACGATCGCACTCTCATCAATGGTTACATCACCATTGACATAGAATTCCGAGCGGCTAATAGGTTGAACGGGGGGTAAGGACATAATTGACAGTCACTCAGTGATCAGTGATCAGTGATCGGGGGTTAGGGGGTAGGGGTTAGAGTTTCCGGTATTTTTCCCGATCCGCCAACACCTAACACCTATCTCCCTTCACCGATCGCCGAGTCCTGAAATTAAGGGCGTTGAATAATCGATTCGAGAACACGACGTTTCGCTTGGGAGTCAATCCCGATCAGACGAACGTATTCCCCTTGATGGTCGCGCAGACAGGT
This Microcystis wesenbergii NRERC-220 DNA region includes the following protein-coding sequences:
- a CDS encoding carbon dioxide concentrating mechanism protein, yielding MSLPPVQPISRSEFYVNGDVTIDESAIVAPGVILRAAPNSQIIIGAGACLGMGTILTAYQGVIAIGAGAILGTGVLIVGQGEIGENACIGSTTTIFNASVAAMSLVPSGSLIGDTSRQITIEVSATPSEPERPPLPQPEPVVSQVSPVPSAEEVVAETVASPWDSEEMAAEASPPETREQASTTNRPNQASVVGKVYINQLLVTLFPERHRFNGNNNHNS